A DNA window from Acidimicrobiia bacterium contains the following coding sequences:
- a CDS encoding DivIVA domain-containing protein, with the protein MDVTPQELRNSEIKEERRGYHRDQTDDLLERAAATIEALTERVNGLSERVAEVESSSGRTQDSEGLLQRTLLLAQRTADETVAEAKERADQMVEEATLQADTTVRNAEAEARRLAEAERSRIESEVARLISERDALAANVEALDTFESDYRDRLRAAIAGDLETLTARPPVETPERPALHETDIPAGPERYATPDDRAASGEYAATTDTPEPGGADVASSEHAEPDNTVELGMLERAEMGLPEPGEPDDGPAGGSAPLEAVPVDVPADDVSPETTGEVSQPVARGRLFTSNEDDTDDEPGSLDDDAFFASLRDAVRDDAPLGPRDEGDDATAFDQDDVAENSGRFGDMFRRGR; encoded by the coding sequence ATGGACGTCACCCCGCAGGAACTTCGCAACTCCGAGATCAAAGAGGAGCGCCGCGGCTACCACCGCGACCAGACCGACGACCTGCTCGAGCGGGCCGCCGCGACGATCGAGGCGCTCACCGAGCGCGTCAACGGCCTGAGTGAGCGCGTCGCCGAGGTCGAGTCGAGTAGCGGCCGAACGCAGGACTCCGAAGGTCTGTTGCAGCGGACGCTGCTCCTCGCGCAGCGCACAGCCGACGAGACCGTCGCGGAGGCCAAGGAGCGCGCCGACCAGATGGTCGAGGAGGCGACCCTCCAGGCCGACACGACGGTCCGCAACGCGGAGGCGGAGGCGCGCCGCCTCGCCGAGGCAGAGCGCTCACGGATCGAGAGCGAGGTCGCACGTCTCATCTCCGAGCGCGACGCCCTCGCCGCCAACGTCGAGGCCCTCGACACGTTCGAGTCCGACTACCGCGACCGCCTGCGCGCCGCAATCGCCGGCGACCTCGAGACGCTCACGGCGCGCCCCCCGGTCGAGACACCGGAGCGACCTGCGCTGCACGAGACCGACATCCCCGCGGGCCCGGAGCGCTACGCCACGCCCGACGACCGCGCCGCCTCCGGGGAGTACGCCGCCACCACCGACACACCGGAGCCCGGCGGCGCCGACGTGGCGTCGTCGGAGCACGCGGAGCCCGACAACACTGTCGAGCTGGGGATGCTCGAGCGCGCCGAGATGGGCCTGCCCGAACCCGGGGAGCCCGACGACGGGCCAGCCGGTGGCTCCGCACCGCTGGAGGCCGTGCCGGTCGACGTGCCCGCCGACGACGTGTCCCCGGAGACCACGGGTGAGGTGTCCCAGCCTGTCGCACGCGGCCGTCTGTTCACCTCCAACGAGGACGACACCGACGACGAGCCGGGCTCGCTCGACGATGACGCCTTCTTCGCCAGCCTCCGCGACGCCGTGCGTGACGACGCCCCGCTCGGTCCACGTGACGAAGGCGACGACGCCACGGCGTTCGACCAGGACGACGTCGCCGAGAACTCCGGGCGCTTCGGCGACATGTTCCGCCGGGGCCGCTGA
- a CDS encoding FtsQ-type POTRA domain-containing protein: MTTTAEPRARRKVDSRVAARRVEVTRTAGRRRLRVLLVVLGLGALVGIAYLVTRSPVLDVDTVAVRASSPAGPEADLRTTADEVMTASGIDAGDPMLYLDAGAAASRVEELPWIAEASVDKSYPGDITITVTERVPVGWVRVAEEQVALVDRSGRVLADDEKLALYIPELRGVGALPSAGGTLDGADAARIAAALPEELLGHVVAIALDGPDARLLLREGGEVRLGDPAAVDVDDALAAAEAVRASLGERPVSYIDVRVPGAPVVGP; this comes from the coding sequence GTGACGACCACCGCGGAGCCCCGGGCGCGGCGGAAGGTCGACTCCCGCGTGGCGGCCCGACGCGTGGAGGTCACGCGCACGGCGGGCCGACGGCGTCTCCGCGTGCTGCTCGTGGTGCTCGGGCTCGGCGCGCTCGTGGGGATCGCGTACCTCGTCACGCGCTCGCCGGTCCTCGACGTCGACACCGTGGCGGTACGCGCTTCCTCGCCGGCCGGCCCGGAGGCGGATCTGCGCACGACGGCCGACGAGGTCATGACAGCCTCGGGCATCGACGCCGGCGACCCGATGCTGTACCTCGACGCGGGCGCGGCGGCGTCGCGTGTCGAGGAGCTCCCGTGGATCGCCGAGGCCTCCGTCGACAAGAGCTATCCCGGTGACATCACGATCACGGTGACCGAGCGGGTCCCCGTGGGATGGGTTCGCGTCGCCGAGGAGCAGGTGGCCCTCGTCGACCGAAGCGGCCGGGTTCTCGCCGACGACGAGAAGCTGGCGCTGTACATCCCCGAGCTGCGCGGCGTCGGTGCGCTGCCGTCCGCCGGGGGGACACTCGACGGAGCCGACGCGGCGCGGATCGCCGCGGCCCTCCCCGAGGAGCTGCTGGGCCACGTCGTCGCGATCGCGCTCGACGGGCCCGACGCGCGCCTGCTCCTGCGCGAGGGGGGAGAGGTGCGCCTCGGCGACCCGGCGGCGGTGGACGTCGACGACGCCCTGGCCGCCGCCGAGGCGGTCCGGGCGTCGCTCGGGGAGCGCCCGGTGAGCTACATCGACGTGCGGGTCCCCGGCGCCCCGGTGGTGGGCCCCTGA
- a CDS encoding YggS family pyridoxal phosphate-dependent enzyme: MTGHPRGPVDVGGIAARVRAVYDTVAEAAARVGRRADDVTVVGVGKTFDAPTVAAALASGIVDLGENRAQELLAKHDDVEALAGRRATWHFVGRLQRNKVRDLAGYVDVWHSVDRARLADEIARRVPGATVLVQVKLGGEASKGGCDPAATGDLVGHARECGLDVRGLMTVPPPDDPPRPHFARLRDLARELDVPELSMGMTDDYPAAVEEGATLVRVGRALFGGRSGPGRAERLPLG, translated from the coding sequence GTGACCGGGCATCCCCGAGGCCCGGTCGACGTGGGGGGGATCGCCGCCCGGGTGCGTGCGGTGTACGACACGGTCGCCGAGGCGGCGGCTCGCGTCGGGCGCCGCGCCGACGACGTCACGGTCGTGGGTGTCGGAAAGACGTTCGACGCGCCCACCGTCGCCGCGGCCCTGGCGAGCGGAATCGTCGATCTCGGGGAGAACCGGGCACAGGAGCTGCTCGCCAAGCACGACGACGTCGAGGCCCTGGCCGGACGGCGCGCCACGTGGCACTTCGTGGGCCGACTCCAGCGCAACAAGGTCAGGGACCTCGCGGGGTACGTCGATGTCTGGCACTCGGTCGACCGCGCTCGGTTGGCCGACGAGATCGCCCGTCGGGTGCCGGGAGCCACCGTGCTCGTACAGGTCAAGCTCGGCGGCGAGGCGTCGAAGGGCGGATGCGACCCGGCGGCGACCGGCGATCTCGTCGGGCACGCGCGCGAGTGCGGCCTCGACGTCCGGGGCCTGATGACCGTACCTCCACCCGACGACCCGCCCCGCCCCCATTTCGCCCGCCTCCGGGACCTGGCCCGGGAGTTGGACGTCCCCGAGCTGTCGATGGGGATGACCGACGACTACCCCGCGGCGGTCGAGGAGGGCGCGACGCTCGTGCGGGTGGGTCGTGCCCTGTTCGGTGGGCGGTCCGGTCCGGGAAGGGCCGAGCGCCTCCCGCTAGGCTGA
- the ftsZ gene encoding cell division protein FtsZ, which yields MLGAPQNYLAVIKVLGVGGGGCNAVNRMIDAGLKGVEFVAVNTDAQALLLSDADVKLDVGRQLTRGLGAGSDPDVGKQAAEEHREEIEEVLKGADMVFITAGKGGGTGTGGAPVIAEVAKSLGALTIGVVTRPFTFEGRRRAVQAESGIQKLKEKVDTLITIPNDRLLQVSDEKTSMLNAFKMADEVLLQGVQGITDLITTPGLINTDFADVRMIMTDAGSALMGIGYASGEGRAVNAARAAISSPLLEASIEGARGILLSVSGPSDLGLLEVNEAAEIISEAAHPDANIIFGAVIDDALGDEVRLTVIAAGFERFEGERRLEPASLGLDDDSFGDSFGDAGDSPPGDVDLGDDDFDVPEFLR from the coding sequence ATGCTCGGAGCTCCGCAGAACTATCTGGCCGTCATCAAGGTCCTGGGAGTCGGCGGTGGGGGTTGCAACGCCGTCAACCGCATGATCGACGCGGGCCTGAAGGGCGTCGAATTCGTAGCGGTCAACACCGACGCCCAGGCGCTCCTGTTGAGCGACGCCGACGTGAAGCTCGACGTGGGCCGCCAGCTCACACGCGGTCTCGGCGCGGGCTCCGACCCCGATGTCGGCAAGCAGGCCGCCGAGGAGCACCGCGAGGAGATCGAGGAGGTCCTCAAGGGCGCCGACATGGTCTTCATCACCGCCGGCAAGGGCGGCGGCACCGGAACGGGTGGTGCGCCGGTGATCGCGGAGGTCGCCAAGTCTCTCGGCGCGCTCACGATCGGCGTGGTCACGCGACCGTTCACCTTCGAGGGGCGTCGTCGCGCCGTGCAGGCCGAGAGCGGTATCCAGAAGCTGAAGGAGAAGGTCGACACGCTCATCACGATTCCCAACGACCGGCTCCTCCAGGTCTCCGACGAGAAGACGTCCATGTTGAACGCCTTCAAGATGGCAGACGAGGTGCTCCTCCAGGGCGTGCAGGGCATCACCGACCTCATCACGACCCCGGGCCTGATCAACACCGACTTCGCCGACGTCCGCATGATCATGACCGACGCCGGTTCGGCCCTCATGGGCATCGGCTACGCCTCGGGGGAGGGCCGGGCCGTCAACGCGGCGCGAGCGGCGATCTCCTCCCCGCTGCTCGAGGCCAGCATCGAGGGGGCCCGCGGCATCCTCCTGTCGGTGTCGGGGCCCTCCGATCTCGGTCTTCTCGAGGTGAACGAGGCCGCCGAGATCATCTCGGAAGCGGCGCACCCCGATGCCAACATCATCTTCGGTGCCGTGATCGACGACGCCCTCGGGGACGAGGTGCGCCTCACCGTCATCGCAGCGGGTTTCGAGCGCTTCGAGGGTGAGCGCCGGCTCGAGCCCGCCTCGCTCGGCCTCGACGACGACAGCTTCGGTGACAGTTTCGGCGATGCGGGCGACTCACCGCCCGGGGATGTCGACCTGGGCGACGACGACTTCGACGTCCCGGAGTTCCTCCGCTGA
- the murB gene encoding UDP-N-acetylmuramate dehydrogenase: MNAPNPTGLPEVADRLRDAIGDGVTLDVPARELTTYRLGGPVAVLVRAREEAHLLALAEALAGTDVPVLAIGRGSNLVVADEGFPGVGVLLEGSFETLDLPPEPAGASPGDGVDVAAGGSVPLPVLARRCAAAGITGLEFYVGIPGSVGGAVRMNAGGHGQSTHEVLGGARVVDLVAGTVSDRSVPALGLGYRTSALRAHEIVVAATFRGATDDPGACDARLGEIVRWRRDNQPGGSNAGSVFTNPPDDSAGRLIDACGLKGLRVGGVEVSHKHANFFQADDGATAADVRALVETVRRVVHERTGVELRPELVFVGDGPGAGDGRNEP, from the coding sequence GTGAACGCCCCGAACCCGACCGGGCTCCCGGAGGTCGCGGACCGCCTCCGGGATGCCATCGGCGACGGGGTCACTCTGGACGTACCCGCACGTGAGCTGACCACCTACCGCCTCGGTGGCCCGGTGGCCGTCCTGGTGCGTGCGCGCGAGGAGGCTCACCTCCTGGCGCTCGCGGAGGCGCTCGCCGGCACCGACGTCCCCGTCCTGGCCATCGGTCGCGGGTCGAATCTGGTGGTGGCCGACGAGGGGTTTCCCGGCGTGGGGGTGCTGCTCGAGGGGAGCTTCGAGACGCTGGACCTGCCACCGGAACCCGCGGGAGCGTCGCCGGGCGACGGTGTCGACGTGGCCGCAGGCGGCTCCGTACCTCTGCCTGTCCTGGCCCGACGGTGCGCCGCCGCGGGGATCACGGGCCTCGAGTTCTACGTCGGGATCCCCGGCAGTGTCGGCGGAGCGGTCCGCATGAACGCCGGGGGCCACGGGCAGAGCACCCACGAGGTCCTCGGTGGCGCGCGGGTCGTGGATCTCGTGGCGGGCACCGTGTCCGACCGGTCGGTACCGGCGCTCGGCCTCGGTTACCGCACGTCGGCCCTGAGAGCACACGAGATCGTTGTCGCCGCCACGTTCCGGGGGGCCACCGACGATCCGGGTGCGTGCGACGCTCGTCTGGGCGAGATCGTGCGATGGCGTCGTGACAACCAGCCCGGCGGGTCGAACGCGGGCTCGGTCTTCACCAACCCACCCGATGACTCGGCCGGCCGCCTCATCGACGCGTGCGGGCTCAAGGGGCTCCGGGTCGGCGGTGTGGAGGTGTCCCACAAGCACGCCAACTTCTTCCAGGCCGACGACGGCGCCACGGCAGCCGACGTTCGGGCGCTGGTCGAGACGGTGCGACGTGTCGTGCACGAGCGCACCGGGGTCGAGCTGCGCCCGGAGCTGGTGTTCGTGGGCGACGGGCCCGGCGCCGGGGACGGGCGAAACGAGCCGTGA
- a CDS encoding YggT family protein produces MEILCVLINVYLVVLVLRAVLSWFPVRPGTGMATVSGILRDLTEPALAPLRRLIPPAGMFDLSFLVLFMGLLVLQQFVCRA; encoded by the coding sequence GTGGAAATCCTCTGTGTCCTCATCAACGTCTATCTCGTCGTCCTCGTCCTCCGGGCGGTCCTGAGCTGGTTCCCGGTCCGTCCCGGCACGGGAATGGCGACGGTTTCGGGCATCCTGCGTGATCTCACCGAGCCGGCACTCGCCCCTCTCCGGCGCCTGATACCGCCCGCCGGGATGTTCGATCTCTCCTTTCTCGTGCTGTTCATGGGCCTCCTCGTCCTCCAGCAGTTCGTGTGCAGGGCCTGA
- the ileS gene encoding isoleucine--tRNA ligase: MPFEPPGSFDLVALEERVLSRWDSHDVFARSLEQRTGAPEWVFYEGPPTANGRPGIHHVWARLFKDLYPRFHTMRGRYVARKGGWDCHGLPVEVEVEKELGFAGKDEIEAYGIEAFNARCRESVQRYVGDFEELTRRIGMWIDTDDAYWTLDNSYIESVWWLFRRIWDAGLIYEGFKVVPYCGRCGTALSSHELGQPGAYRDITEPSVYVRFPLVDDDADLLVWTTTPWTLVSNIATAVSPDVEYARVRAPGGVPAGRRDLIMAAARVPDVLGQDAEIVELLGAPDLVGRHYARPFDTLPVDGEAHRVVAADFVTIDEGSGIVHLAPAFGEIDREVAEAEGLPVLNPVDAEARFGPEVPAHEGTFVKDADAALVRELDERGLLEKVVDYTHSYPHCWRCSTPLIYWGKPTWFAATSSRREALLRENETIGWHPGHIKHGRFGDWLENNVDWALSRDRFWGTPIPVWRCDECGHDVCVGSVEELSGLAGRDLGDLDLHRPFVDDVTVSCPECDGSAHRVGPVLDAWFDSGSMPAAQLHYPFEGADTFEKRFPADFICEAIDQTRGWFYSLLAVNTLAFDATPYRNVVCLALVVDRAGQKMSKSKGNVIDPWSILDSRGADALRWYFFAAGSPWTQRRVHEDGIDESTRRFLLTLWNTLSFFVTYANLEGFEPPADGTSVAAPTHPLDRWMRSRLHHTIAAVTDALESFDALSAAQHLERLVDDTSNWYVRRSRPRFWRSDAADHTAHATLHEVLSTLARLLAPFTPFVADEIHHTLSGSARYCSVHLEDWPEVDDTALDPGLEDEMSFARSVVSLGRAAREEAKVRVRQPLPRALVLTRDPLSDTVVAEVAAELNVKSVEAVDSLEGLLDYSVTPNFRALGPRLGKQLPAVKEALAALDGALARRSLDDTGSLTVHIGDDTVELGPDDVEIRAREHEELALAEEGSLAVALDLSLTDELIAEGRAREIARALNEERKKAGFDIADRVTVRLAGPDALVSASRVHADWIAGEILAVAFEVLDDAPERAREVVVAGEPMWVVLEISRDD; this comes from the coding sequence ATGCCGTTCGAGCCTCCCGGGTCCTTCGACCTCGTCGCGCTCGAGGAGCGCGTCCTCAGCCGCTGGGACTCCCACGACGTCTTCGCCCGGAGCCTCGAGCAGCGCACCGGGGCACCCGAGTGGGTCTTCTACGAGGGCCCGCCCACGGCCAACGGTCGGCCCGGAATCCACCACGTGTGGGCACGCCTCTTCAAGGACCTCTACCCCCGGTTCCACACGATGCGTGGTCGCTACGTCGCCCGCAAGGGAGGGTGGGACTGCCACGGGCTCCCCGTGGAGGTGGAGGTTGAAAAGGAGCTGGGATTCGCCGGCAAGGACGAGATCGAGGCCTACGGCATCGAGGCCTTCAATGCCCGGTGCCGCGAGTCGGTCCAGCGCTACGTGGGCGATTTCGAGGAGCTCACCCGGCGGATCGGTATGTGGATCGACACCGACGACGCCTACTGGACTCTCGACAACTCGTACATCGAGAGCGTGTGGTGGCTGTTCCGGCGTATCTGGGACGCAGGCCTCATCTACGAGGGTTTCAAGGTCGTCCCGTACTGCGGGCGGTGCGGGACAGCCCTGTCGAGCCACGAGCTCGGGCAGCCGGGCGCGTACCGCGACATCACCGAGCCGTCGGTCTACGTGCGCTTCCCCCTCGTCGACGACGACGCCGACCTGCTGGTGTGGACGACGACCCCGTGGACGCTCGTGTCCAACATCGCCACCGCCGTGAGCCCCGACGTCGAGTATGCACGGGTGCGCGCGCCCGGCGGCGTGCCGGCCGGGCGACGCGACCTGATCATGGCCGCCGCGCGGGTTCCCGACGTGCTCGGTCAGGACGCGGAGATCGTGGAGCTCCTCGGGGCACCCGACCTCGTGGGGCGCCACTACGCGCGCCCCTTCGACACGCTGCCCGTCGACGGTGAGGCCCACCGGGTCGTGGCCGCCGACTTCGTGACCATCGACGAGGGCTCGGGGATCGTGCACCTGGCTCCGGCGTTCGGTGAGATCGACCGTGAGGTCGCAGAGGCCGAGGGCCTCCCGGTCCTCAACCCGGTCGACGCGGAGGCGCGCTTCGGCCCGGAGGTACCCGCCCACGAAGGGACGTTCGTCAAGGACGCCGATGCCGCTCTCGTGCGCGAGCTCGACGAACGTGGCCTTCTCGAGAAGGTCGTCGACTACACCCACTCCTACCCACACTGCTGGCGTTGCTCCACGCCGCTCATCTACTGGGGCAAGCCGACCTGGTTCGCCGCCACGTCGTCGCGGCGCGAGGCGCTTCTGCGTGAGAACGAGACCATCGGATGGCACCCCGGGCACATCAAGCACGGGCGTTTCGGCGACTGGCTCGAGAACAACGTCGACTGGGCTCTCTCGCGCGACCGGTTCTGGGGGACCCCCATCCCGGTGTGGCGTTGCGACGAGTGCGGCCACGACGTATGTGTGGGATCCGTCGAGGAGTTGTCCGGGCTGGCCGGACGCGACCTCGGTGACCTCGATCTCCACCGCCCCTTCGTCGACGACGTCACCGTGTCGTGCCCCGAATGCGACGGGTCGGCCCACCGGGTCGGTCCTGTCCTCGACGCGTGGTTCGACTCCGGATCGATGCCCGCGGCACAGCTCCACTACCCGTTCGAGGGTGCCGACACCTTCGAGAAGCGTTTTCCCGCCGACTTCATCTGTGAGGCCATCGACCAGACACGCGGCTGGTTCTACTCGCTCCTCGCCGTCAACACACTGGCGTTCGACGCCACTCCCTATCGAAACGTCGTGTGTCTGGCGCTCGTCGTCGACCGCGCCGGCCAGAAGATGTCGAAGTCGAAGGGGAACGTGATCGACCCCTGGTCGATCCTCGACTCTCGGGGGGCCGACGCCCTGCGCTGGTACTTCTTCGCCGCCGGATCACCGTGGACGCAGCGCCGCGTCCACGAGGACGGCATCGACGAGTCGACCCGCCGGTTCCTCCTCACCCTCTGGAACACGCTGTCGTTCTTCGTGACCTACGCCAACCTCGAGGGCTTCGAGCCGCCGGCCGACGGTACGAGTGTCGCTGCGCCCACCCACCCCCTCGACCGCTGGATGCGCTCACGGCTCCATCACACGATCGCCGCCGTCACCGACGCCCTCGAGTCCTTCGACGCGCTGAGTGCCGCACAGCACCTCGAGCGCCTCGTCGACGACACGTCCAACTGGTACGTCCGGCGGAGTCGGCCGCGTTTCTGGCGGTCCGACGCGGCCGACCACACGGCTCACGCCACGCTGCACGAGGTGCTCTCCACACTGGCCCGGCTCCTGGCTCCCTTCACGCCGTTCGTGGCCGACGAGATCCACCACACGCTGTCGGGCTCCGCCCGCTACTGCAGCGTCCACCTCGAGGACTGGCCCGAGGTCGACGACACGGCGCTCGATCCCGGCCTCGAGGACGAGATGTCGTTCGCGCGCTCGGTCGTGTCGCTCGGCCGTGCGGCCCGGGAGGAGGCCAAGGTGCGTGTGCGCCAGCCACTGCCCCGCGCCCTGGTCCTCACACGCGATCCGCTGAGCGACACCGTCGTGGCGGAGGTTGCCGCCGAGCTCAACGTCAAGTCGGTGGAGGCCGTCGACAGCCTCGAAGGACTGCTCGACTACTCGGTCACACCCAACTTCCGGGCGCTCGGCCCCCGCCTCGGGAAGCAACTCCCCGCCGTGAAGGAGGCGCTGGCCGCGCTCGACGGCGCACTCGCGCGGCGATCCCTCGACGACACAGGGTCGCTCACGGTCCACATCGGCGACGACACCGTCGAACTCGGTCCTGACGACGTGGAGATCCGGGCGCGCGAGCACGAGGAGCTCGCGCTCGCCGAGGAGGGCTCGCTGGCCGTGGCGCTCGACCTCTCACTCACCGATGAGCTCATCGCGGAGGGTCGGGCCCGGGAGATCGCGCGCGCCCTCAACGAGGAGCGCAAGAAGGCGGGCTTCGACATCGCCGACCGGGTCACCGTGCGCCTCGCAGGCCCCGACGCCCTCGTGTCGGCGTCGCGCGTACACGCCGACTGGATCGCCGGTGAGATCCTCGCGGTGGCGTTCGAGGTCCTCGACGACGCACCGGAGCGGGCGCGGGAGGTCGTCGTCGCGGGCGAACCGATGTGGGTGGTGCTGGAGATCAGCCGAGACGACTGA
- the sepF gene encoding cell division protein SepF codes for MAGMWHRAMVYLGLVDDEFDDFDDDYTDDDGDFLDDGTGDSGPERPRNPYESPRRAVEPRPDSGPTVRTLPRQGDSDPGEQGGEPRPAAEPVRPSTIRAVETTRSRVHVVEPHGFNDAQEVGDRLKAGQPVIINIQGLSRDLQRRLIDFSSGLAYAVEGSMSRVADQVFLLAPDNVEVSEEEKERLQARGLYRA; via the coding sequence ATGGCAGGAATGTGGCACCGGGCGATGGTCTACCTCGGGCTCGTCGACGACGAGTTCGACGACTTCGACGACGACTACACCGACGACGACGGCGATTTTCTCGACGACGGTACCGGCGACAGCGGTCCGGAGCGCCCGCGCAACCCCTACGAGTCGCCGCGACGGGCGGTCGAGCCGAGGCCCGATAGCGGCCCGACGGTGCGCACGCTTCCGCGACAGGGCGACTCCGACCCGGGTGAGCAGGGCGGTGAGCCGCGACCGGCGGCCGAACCCGTCCGACCCAGCACGATTCGTGCCGTGGAGACGACCCGCTCGCGGGTCCACGTCGTGGAGCCGCACGGGTTCAACGACGCCCAGGAGGTCGGCGACCGCCTCAAGGCGGGTCAGCCCGTCATCATCAACATCCAGGGCCTGTCGCGCGACCTCCAGCGGCGGCTGATCGACTTCTCCTCCGGCCTCGCCTACGCCGTCGAGGGCTCGATGTCGCGGGTCGCCGACCAGGTGTTCCTGCTGGCGCCCGACAACGTCGAGGTCTCCGAGGAGGAGAAGGAGAGGCTCCAGGCCCGGGGCCTCTACCGGGCCTGA
- a CDS encoding polyphenol oxidase family protein, translated as MRRLGDALVIYTNRHGGVSSPPFESLNLGRFTDDDPEAVRVNWGRVVDVLRDRGVGLPAGVNGIAWVHQVHGSDVHVVGPGDLPGPGPTVEADALVTTEVGLPLGVPGADCALVALATTAAVAAVHAGWKGLAAGVMKAAVDRLRDVSAPADGVRAVLGPCIHAGSYEFDDAALDDLVARLGPSVRGATRDGAPAFDLPAAVRSELARAGVTDLDDVGVCTASSPDHFSHRRDAPTGRQAMLVTRFR; from the coding sequence GTGCGGCGCCTCGGCGACGCACTCGTGATCTACACGAACCGGCACGGGGGTGTCTCGTCGCCTCCGTTCGAGTCGCTCAACCTCGGTCGGTTCACCGACGACGACCCCGAAGCGGTACGCGTCAACTGGGGACGTGTGGTGGACGTGCTGCGTGACCGGGGTGTCGGCCTGCCCGCCGGGGTGAACGGGATCGCCTGGGTCCACCAGGTCCACGGCTCGGATGTCCACGTCGTGGGCCCCGGCGATCTTCCCGGGCCCGGGCCCACGGTCGAGGCCGACGCACTCGTCACGACGGAGGTGGGGCTTCCGCTCGGTGTTCCCGGGGCCGACTGCGCGCTGGTGGCGCTCGCGACCACCGCGGCTGTCGCGGCGGTGCACGCGGGGTGGAAGGGGCTCGCGGCCGGGGTGATGAAAGCGGCGGTGGATCGGCTCCGCGACGTCAGCGCGCCCGCCGACGGAGTCCGGGCGGTGCTCGGCCCGTGCATCCACGCCGGCTCCTACGAATTCGACGACGCGGCACTCGATGATCTCGTCGCCCGCCTCGGGCCCTCGGTGAGGGGAGCGACCCGCGACGGCGCTCCCGCCTTCGATCTACCCGCCGCTGTCCGCAGCGAGCTGGCCCGAGCGGGTGTCACCGACCTCGACGACGTCGGCGTGTGTACGGCGAGCTCACCCGACCACTTCTCCCACCGTCGTGATGCACCCACCGGGCGTCAGGCCATGCTCGTGACGCGGTTCCGGTGA